A segment of the Zavarzinia compransoris genome:
GCCATGTCCGGCGCGTGGTCGAGACCCTGCTGGGCGACCCCCCGCCAAAGCGCGACGAAAGGCTGGCCTGATGCGGGAAATCGTTCTCGACACCGAAACCACGGGCTTCGAGTTCAACAATGGCGACCGCATCGTCGAAATCGGCTGCGTCGAATTGATGAACCATGTCCCGACCGGGCGGACCTATCAGGTCTATGTCAACCCGGAACGGGAAATGTCGGAAGGGGCGCGCAACGTCACCGGCCTGACCGACGAATTCCTGGCCGACAAGCCGCTGTTCGCCGCCGTCGCCGATGATTTCCTGGCCTTCATCGGCGATGCCCCCTTCGTCATCCATAATGCCGCCTTCGACATCGGCTTCCTGAATGCCGAACTGGCCCGCCTGGGGCGCGAAGGTTTCCCGATGGAACGGGCGACCGATACGGTGCTGATCGCCCGCCGCAAGTTCCCCGGCGCGCCGGCCAGCCTGGATGCGCTGTGCAAGCGCTTCGACGTCGACCTGTCGAAGCGCGGCAAGCACGGCGCCCTGCTCGACTGCGAATTGCTGGCGGCGGTCTATCTCGAACTGGTGGGCGGCCGTCAGCAGGGTTTCTCGCTCACCCGCAGCAGCCTGGCCCGGGCCGGGGCGCGCGAACGCGAGATCCGCCCGCCCCGCCCGCACGAGCCGACGGCCGAGGAAGCGGCCGCCCATGCCGCCATGATCGGCGAAATCAAGAACGCCCTCTGGACCGCGGATTGATCAGGCGAGCAATTCGCCGAGCAGGGTATTGAGCACGGCCCGGCCCGCGGCCGTGGCGCTCAGGCGGCCGTCGGCCAGGGTCAGGAAGCCGCCGGCGGCCAGCCGTTCCAGCCGCGCCGGCGCGATCAGCCGGGCGAAGGGCGCGTTTCCCAGCCGTTCCAGCCGGTCGACCGGCACGCCTTCGGTCAGGCGCAGGCCCATCATCACCGCTTCGTCGACCCGGGCGGCAGTATCGAGGTCGTGGCGGAATTCGGTGCCGTCGCCGGTTTCGCGCACGTGGTCCGCCCAGGTTTCGGGCTTTCGCCAGGCGCTGGTCGCGATCGCCCGGCCATCGTCCAGGGTCAGGCGGCCGTGGGCGCCCGGGCCGATGCCGGCATAATCGCCATAGCGCCAATAGGTCAGGTTGTGCCGGCTTTCGTTGCCCGGCCTGGCGTGGTTCGAGATTTCATAGGCCGGCAGGCCGGCGTCGTTCAGCAGGGCCTGGGTCTGTTCGAACAAGGCGGCCTGGGCCTCTTCGTCGAGGGGGGCCCAGTCGCCGCGGCGGACGGCGGCGTGGAAGGCCGTGCCCTCCTCGATGGTCAGTTGATAGAGCGAGAGGTGGTCGGGCCCGAAATCGAGGGCGCGGCGCAATTCCTCGCCCCAGCGTGCCGGCGTCTGGCCGGGCCGGGCATAGATCAGGTCGAAGGAGACCCGGGGGAAGATCGCCCGCGCGGTGGCGACGGCCTGAAGCGCCTCCGCCGCCGAATGCTGCCGGCCCAGGAAGCGGAGATCGCCCTCCGCCAGCGACTGCACGCCGAGGCTGGCCCGGTTAACCCCGGCGGCGCGGAAATCGCCGAGGCGCCCGGCCTCGACCGAGGTCGGATTGGCTTCGAGCGTGATCTCGATATCGGCGGCGAAGCGCCAGGCCCTGGCCGCCGCCGCGATCACCGCCGCGACCGTCGCCGGGTCCATCAGGGACGGTGTGCCGCCGCCGAAGAAGATCGAGGTCAGCACCCGCCCGGGGGCGAGGGCGGCGACCCGCGCCACTTCCGCCGTCAGGGCCGCCGCCCAGGCACCATGGTCGACGCTGTCGCGGACATGGCTGTTGAAGTCGCAGTAGGGACACTTCGACTTGCAGAATGGCCAATGGACGTAAAGCGCCATTGTGCCGGGATCGCCGGCACGGATCGTTTCGCTCATCCCCGCCTATTGGACTGCCGGGGCCGGCACGTCAATGGGGGTTGAGACGGGGGCTTCGGATGCGCCGTCAAAGGCGACGGCATAGCATTCGACGATCGTATCGAGATTGCGGTCCGGCCCCTTGAACTGAAGGGCCAGGGTGGTCTCGGCATTATGGGGCCCGAGGCGGACGAGGGCCGCCCGGCAGGGATGGATCTCCTCGGTCGCGAGGTAGAAATAGCCATGGACCGCAAGCCCGGCGAGGACCAGCAGCGAAAGAAGGAAATTCACCAGTCTGCCCATAGCCCGCCCCCCAGCGGTATCGTTGTCGGACCAGGGTAGGGGGACGGGCGGGCGGTTTCAATCCTTCAGGCTGTCGACCAATTGGCGGAAGGCGATGGCGCGATGGCTGATCGCGTGTTTCGCCGCCGGCTCCATCTCGCCGAAGGTGATCTCCGCGCCCTCGGCCTGGAACACCGGGTCGTAACCGAAGCCGTTACGGCCGCGCGGCGGCCAGACCAGGGTACCGTGAACCTCGCCGACGAAAGTGGTGCAGCGGCCGTCCGGCTGCGCCAGCGCCAGGGCGCAGGTGAACCAGGCCCGGCGCTGCGCCGGCAGCAGCGCAGCCTTTTCCCGCAGCAGGGTTTCGATCCGGTCCATGGCGACGGCGAAATCCTTGCCCGGGCCGGCCCAGCGCGCGGAATAGATCCCGGGATCGCCGCCCAGCGCCTCGACCGAAAGGCCCGAATCGTCGGCCAGCGCCGGCAGGCCGGCGGCAAGGGCTGCGGCCCGCGCCTTCAGTTCGGCATTGCCGGCGAAGGTGGTTTCGGTTTCTTCCGGCTCGGGCAGGTTCAGGCTGCCGGCGGAGACCGGGGTGATGCCGAAGGGGGCGAGGAGATCGCCGATCTCCCGCACCTTGCCCTCATTGTGGCTGGCGACCACCAGCCGGCCCGAGAGTTTCATCAGAACAGCCCGAGCGCCGTGCGCTGATAGGCGGTCAGGCGGGCGATGCCGCCCTGGGCGAGGGCGAAGAGATTGGCGAATTCCTCGGCGCTGAAGGGGGCGCCTTCCGCCGTGCCCTGGATCTCGACGATCTGGCCGGTGCCGGTCAGGACGAAATTGGCGTCCGCCCCGGCCGAACTGTCCTCGGTGTAATCGAGGTCGAGCAGGGCCTCGCCCTTGACGATGCCGCAGGAAACCGCCGCGACCTCGGTCCGGATCGGGTTTTCCTTGAGCGTGCCCTTGTTCATCAGCCCTTCGATCGCCTGGTAGAGTGCCACATAGGCCCCGGTGACCGAGGCCGTGCGGGTGCCGCCGTCGGCCTGGATCACGTCGCAGTCGATCTTGATCGAGACTTCGCCCAGTTTTTCGAGGTCGATGGCGGCGCGGAGCGCGCGGCCGATCAGGCGCTGGATTTCCTGGGTGCGGCCGGTCTGCTTGCCCTTGGCCGCCTCGCGGTCGTTCCGGCTGTGGGTGGCGCGGGGCAGCATGCCGTATTCGGCGGTCACCCAGCCCCGGCCCTGGCCGCGCAGCCAGGACGGCACCTTCTCGTCGATCGAGGCGGTGCAGAGCACATGAGTGTCGCCGAAACGCACGAAGCACGAGCCTTCGGCGTGTTTGGAAAAACCGGGCTCGAGGCTGATGGGCCGCAGCTGGTCGGCCTGGCGGCCATGGGCGCGCATGAGAATTCCCCTTTGAGAATGGTTCCGGCCGCCCTTTTAAAGCCAATCGCCGGATTTATGAAAAGGCAAATCGCGCCGGCCGGAATGACAGTCCGGGCGAAATTCGCTAGGCTTCGGGCCGGAGACAGCGATGACCGGAAAGTCCCGCCTTTACGAAGAGGATTTCTACGCCTGGGCCAACGAACAGGCGGCGCTGCTGCGCGCCGGCCGGCTGGCGGCGGCCGATATCGAGCATATCGCCGAGGAAATCGAAAGCATGGGCAAGGCCGAAAAGCGCGAATTGATCAGCCGCCTGGCGGTCCTTCTCCTGCATCTCCTGAAATGGCGCTTCCAGCCGGCCTTGCAGGGCGCGTCGTGGCGGACGACGATCCTCAATCAGCGCGACGATCTCGCCGACCTTCTGGCGGATAATCCGAGCCTCAGGGCGCAGGTCGACGACAGCCTGCAGCGGGCCTACAGGAAGGCGCGGCGCACTGCCGGCCTGGAGACCGGCCTTGCGGAAGAAAGTTTTCCGCCCGCCTGCCCGTGGTCGTTCGATCAGATCATCGATCCGGCGTTCTGGCCGGCGGGCGATTGAGCCTTTCTCTTACTTGATCAGGCCGGCCTTGCGGTAGAAGGCTTCGGCGCCCGGGTGCAGCGGCACCGTGAGGCCGAGAAGGGCGGTTTCCGGGCGGATCGCCCGGGCCTGGGCGTGGCCGGCGTCGAGCACGGCGCGGGCCTGATCGGACCAGAGCGCCTCCGTCAGCCGCTCGATCAATTCGGCCGGCTGGTCTTCCCCGGTCAGCCACAGGGCGCGGACGGCCACCGTCTCCACCGCGTCGAGCCGGGGATAGGTGTTCACCGGAATGCGCGCCGGGGTGAAGAAGGCATTGTCCGCCAGCAGCCGGTTCACCCCCGGCCCGGCGATCGGGGCCAGGGCGATCTCGCCCAGCTTGCGGCCGGCCAGCATGGCGATCGCCTCGCTCGGGAAGCCGCCGACGAAGAAGAAACCGTCCAGCTGCCCGTCGCCCACCAGCTGGGCGGCGAGGTCGGGCTTGTAATATTCGGCGACGAAGTCGCGCTCGTTGAAGCCATGGGCGTCCAGGATCAGGCGGACGTCGGCCAGCGTGCCCGAGCCCGGCTCGTCGATCGAGACATGCTTGCCGCGCAGCGTGTCGATGCCGGTGATGCCGCTGTCACGGCGCACGACGAGGTGGACCGTCTCCGGGTAAAGGGCGGCGATGGCGCGCAGGCCCGGGCGCGGCCCCCTGGCGTCATAGGCGCCGGTGCCGGTGATCGCCCAATGGGCGACATCCGCCTGGACGAGGCCCGATTCGACCGTGCCGTTGCTGATCGCCTCGACATTGGCGACGGAACCGTTCGAGGCGATGGCGGAAACGACGAGGTCCGGCGGCCGGCTGGCGGCGGCGGCCAGCGCATGGCCGACCGGAAAATAAGTCCCGGTCTCGCCGGCGGTGGCGATCCGGAAATATTGCGTTTCCGCTGCGGCCGGCGCCGCTGCCGCCAGCAGCAGGCCGGTAACGAGACCGATCAATCCGCGCATGCCGTTCCCCCTCGGCGCCATTCCCCGCCCCGATGGTCGCAGGCCCCGGGGCGGGGATCAACAGCGCTCCGCAGCTTCAGGACGGGCGGCCCCGAAGGTCGGCGATTTCGCCGCGCAGAACGTCGATTTCCGCCTGCTGGCGGGCGTTTTCCTGGCGCAGCGCGGCGATGGTGCGGCCGGCATCGGCCAGCACGGGGGTGGCGCGGCCGCCGCCGGCGCGGCGCAGGATCGGGCTCAGCGCCCGGGCCTTCGCTTCGTTGGATCGCTGGCGGGCCAGCAGGCTCCAATAATCCATGGCGTTCTCCTTTCACTCTTGTCGTTGTGGAGAGGTCAGCCCCGTTTTATTGGGCGCCCGTTCCGCCGGCTTGTCCACCCTCGAGGGCCGGGCACCCTCAAGGCGAGCGATTGACGGGCCGCGGCAGGCTTCCTACATTGCACCTGCGTAAAGCATCAGGAATGACGGCATGATCCAGGAGTTGAACGAGCGTTCACGCCAGATCTTCCGCACCATCGTCGAGTCCTATCTCGAGACGGGGGAGCCGGTCGGTTCGCGCACCTTGTCGCAGCGCCTCGGCATCACCCTGTCGCCGGCCTCGATCCGCAACGTGATGCAGGATCTCGAACAGGCCGGCCTGCTCTATTCCCCCCATGCCTCGGCCGGGCGGATGCCGACCCAGGCGGGCCTGCGCATCTTCGTCGACAGTTTTCTCGAACTGGGCAACCTGACCGAGGACGAGCGCCGCTCGATCGAAGCCCATGGCGCCGCCGCCGGCCGCTCGGTCGAAGACCTGCTGACCGAGGCGACCAAGCAATTGTCCGGCCTGTCGCAATGCGCCGGCCTCGTCATCGTGCCGAAGTCGGACCGTTCGCTGTCCCATGTCGAATTCGTCCACCTCGGCCCGGGGCGGGCGCTGGCCGTCCTCGTCGGCCAGGACGGCTCGGTCGAGAACCGGATCGTCGACGTGCCGGCGGGCCTGACGCCCTCGGCCTTGCAGGCGGCGTCGAACTATATGTCGGCGCGCCTCGGCGGCCGCACCATGGCCGAGGGGCGGACGCGCATCCTGCACGAGATCGAGGACCGCAAGGCGGAACTGGACCTGCTTGCCGCCAAGGTGGTCGAAGCCGGGCTCGCCACCTGGTCGGGCGAGGACGAGCGCAACATGCTGATCGTTTCCGGCCGCGCCCGCCTGCTCGACGATCTCACGGTGCTTGCGGATCTCGAGCGGGTCAGGCAATTGTTCGACGACCTTGAAAGCAAGCGTGACGTTCTCCAACTGTTGGAACTGGCGCAGGACGCCGATGGGGTGCGCATCTTCATCGGCTCGGAGAACAAGCTGTTCAGCCTGTCCGGCTCGTCCCTGATCGTGGCGCCCTTCAAGCGCCAGGAGGAACGGATCGTGGGCATGATCGGCGTGATCGCGCCGACAAGGGTGAATTACGGGCGGGTCGTGCCCATGGTGGATTACACCGCCAGGATGCTCGGCCGCCTGATCAGTTGACGTTAAGTGGACCCGAAATGACCGAGACCGAACATCCCGAAACCGTCGTGACCGAAACCGCCGCCGAGGCGCCGGCCGCCCCGGAAGCCGGCCCCACGGTCGAAACCCTCCAGGCGGAGGTCGCCGACCTGAAGGACCGCCTGCTGCGCGCCTTCGCCGAGACCGAGAACCTGCGCCGCCGCACCGAGCGCGAGCGCGAGGATACGGCGAAATACGCCGTGACCAAGCTCGCCCGCGACCTGACCGGCGTCGCCGACAACCTGCGCCGCGCGATCGAGGCGGTGCCGGGCGACGCCCGCGCCGAGGGCGGGGCCCTGGCCGGCCTGCTCGACGGCATCGGCATGACCGAGCGCGAATTGCTCGCCGCCTTCGAAAAGGCCGGCATCACCCGCATCGCCCCGGCGCTGGGCGAGAAGGCCGATCCCAACAAGCACGAGGTGCTGTTCGAGGCGCCGGGCACCGGCCAGCCGGGCGGCGCCATCATCCAGGTCATCCAGACCGGCTACCAGATCCACGACCGCCTGCTGCGCGCGGCCAAGGTCGGCGTCGCCAAGGCCGAATCTGTCGCACCCGTGGTCGATCAGACCGCTTGACCTGAACGGTTCCGATCCGCAAAAGCTGGATCGATCGCGCGGAAAGCGCGGCGGTCCGGCAGGCGGTCTCGACGATCGTCCGTGCCGGCAGGGCAGGGGCGGCAATGACCATCGGGATGCGGACAGGACGGTTGCGCCGGCGCGCTTCGCGCCGCACTTCCCTGTCCGGCACGATCCTCGCCTTTCTTGCCGTTCTCGCCCTTGTCCTGCTGCCGTCGGTGCAGGCGGCGGCCATGGCCCGCCATGGCGGCACGACGCCACCCCCGACGGCGGCGCCGGTCGCCGGGGCCGACCAGATCTCGGTCGTGATCTGCACCCTCTATGGCTACAAGGTTGTCAGCCTTGCCGATCTTCTGGCCGGGGAGAAGGGCTCCCCCGGCCGGGACGAGGGCGGCAAGCCGCAGGCGCCGGCGGCCGACCGTTCCTGCGCCCTGTGCCCGGCCATGCCGCACCAGGCCCTGGCCGCGCCGCCCGAACCCCTGTTCCAGCCGCCGGTGCCGGTCGCGGTCGCCGCCGGCCCCTGGCTGGCGATCGCCGGCCGCATCGTGCCCGCCGGCCCGCCCGAGCGCCGGCAAGCCCGCGCCCCGCCCGTCCTCCTGGCCTGACGTCACCCGTTTCCCCGTGACTGCGCGGGCCGGCGTGCCGGCCTGCGCCCTGCCAGGACGATACTCATGACCCTTTCTGCTGCCGATCGGGCCGCGGGCGCCATGCCCCGCGCCCGCCTCGGGACTTTCTACCGCGCCGTCTGGCGCTGGCACTTCTATGCCGGGCTGTTCGCCCTGCCGTTTCTGATCGCGCTGGCGCTGACCGGCGGCCTCTACCTGTTCAAGGACGAGATCGAGCTTGCCCGCCACCGCGACCTGCTCGTGGTCGCGCCGCCGGCCTGGGCGCTGCCCGCCGACCGATTGATCGCCGCCGCCGTCGAAGCCGTTCCCGGCCGGGCGGTGAAGCTGGTCGCCCCGGCCGCGTCCGACCGCAGCATCGATATCGTGGTCGACGACGAGGCCGGGGTCCGCCGCTCGGTCTATGTCGATCCGGGCACAGGCAAGGTGCTGGGCAGCATTCCCCAGGACGAGAAACTGGCCCAGGTGCTGCGCCGGATCCATTCCCTGGCCATTCTCGGCGACGGGCCCAACCGGGTGATCGAGATCGTCGCCGGCTGGGCGGTGATCCTGGTCGTCACCGGCA
Coding sequences within it:
- the hemW gene encoding radical SAM family heme chaperone HemW, producing MSETIRAGDPGTMALYVHWPFCKSKCPYCDFNSHVRDSVDHGAWAAALTAEVARVAALAPGRVLTSIFFGGGTPSLMDPATVAAVIAAAARAWRFAADIEITLEANPTSVEAGRLGDFRAAGVNRASLGVQSLAEGDLRFLGRQHSAAEALQAVATARAIFPRVSFDLIYARPGQTPARWGEELRRALDFGPDHLSLYQLTIEEGTAFHAAVRRGDWAPLDEEAQAALFEQTQALLNDAGLPAYEISNHARPGNESRHNLTYWRYGDYAGIGPGAHGRLTLDDGRAIATSAWRKPETWADHVRETGDGTEFRHDLDTAARVDEAVMMGLRLTEGVPVDRLERLGNAPFARLIAPARLERLAAGGFLTLADGRLSATAAGRAVLNTLLGELLA
- a CDS encoding DUF2946 family protein, which gives rise to MTIGMRTGRLRRRASRRTSLSGTILAFLAVLALVLLPSVQAAAMARHGGTTPPPTAAPVAGADQISVVICTLYGYKVVSLADLLAGEKGSPGRDEGGKPQAPAADRSCALCPAMPHQALAAPPEPLFQPPVPVAVAAGPWLAIAGRIVPAGPPERRQARAPPVLLA
- the rdgB gene encoding RdgB/HAM1 family non-canonical purine NTP pyrophosphatase — encoded protein: MKLSGRLVVASHNEGKVREIGDLLAPFGITPVSAGSLNLPEPEETETTFAGNAELKARAAALAAGLPALADDSGLSVEALGGDPGIYSARWAGPGKDFAVAMDRIETLLREKAALLPAQRRAWFTCALALAQPDGRCTTFVGEVHGTLVWPPRGRNGFGYDPVFQAEGAEITFGEMEPAAKHAISHRAIAFRQLVDSLKD
- the dnaQ gene encoding DNA polymerase III subunit epsilon; this translates as MREIVLDTETTGFEFNNGDRIVEIGCVELMNHVPTGRTYQVYVNPEREMSEGARNVTGLTDEFLADKPLFAAVADDFLAFIGDAPFVIHNAAFDIGFLNAELARLGREGFPMERATDTVLIARRKFPGAPASLDALCKRFDVDLSKRGKHGALLDCELLAAVYLELVGGRQQGFSLTRSSLARAGAREREIRPPRPHEPTAEEAAAHAAMIGEIKNALWTAD
- a CDS encoding DUF29 domain-containing protein, yielding MTGKSRLYEEDFYAWANEQAALLRAGRLAAADIEHIAEEIESMGKAEKRELISRLAVLLLHLLKWRFQPALQGASWRTTILNQRDDLADLLADNPSLRAQVDDSLQRAYRKARRTAGLETGLAEESFPPACPWSFDQIIDPAFWPAGD
- a CDS encoding TAXI family TRAP transporter solute-binding subunit — encoded protein: MRGLIGLVTGLLLAAAAPAAAETQYFRIATAGETGTYFPVGHALAAAASRPPDLVVSAIASNGSVANVEAISNGTVESGLVQADVAHWAITGTGAYDARGPRPGLRAIAALYPETVHLVVRRDSGITGIDTLRGKHVSIDEPGSGTLADVRLILDAHGFNERDFVAEYYKPDLAAQLVGDGQLDGFFFVGGFPSEAIAMLAGRKLGEIALAPIAGPGVNRLLADNAFFTPARIPVNTYPRLDAVETVAVRALWLTGEDQPAELIERLTEALWSDQARAVLDAGHAQARAIRPETALLGLTVPLHPGAEAFYRKAGLIK
- the hrcA gene encoding heat-inducible transcriptional repressor HrcA, with translation MIQELNERSRQIFRTIVESYLETGEPVGSRTLSQRLGITLSPASIRNVMQDLEQAGLLYSPHASAGRMPTQAGLRIFVDSFLELGNLTEDERRSIEAHGAAAGRSVEDLLTEATKQLSGLSQCAGLVIVPKSDRSLSHVEFVHLGPGRALAVLVGQDGSVENRIVDVPAGLTPSALQAASNYMSARLGGRTMAEGRTRILHEIEDRKAELDLLAAKVVEAGLATWSGEDERNMLIVSGRARLLDDLTVLADLERVRQLFDDLESKRDVLQLLELAQDADGVRIFIGSENKLFSLSGSSLIVAPFKRQEERIVGMIGVIAPTRVNYGRVVPMVDYTARMLGRLIS
- the rph gene encoding ribonuclease PH, encoding MRAHGRQADQLRPISLEPGFSKHAEGSCFVRFGDTHVLCTASIDEKVPSWLRGQGRGWVTAEYGMLPRATHSRNDREAAKGKQTGRTQEIQRLIGRALRAAIDLEKLGEVSIKIDCDVIQADGGTRTASVTGAYVALYQAIEGLMNKGTLKENPIRTEVAAVSCGIVKGEALLDLDYTEDSSAGADANFVLTGTGQIVEIQGTAEGAPFSAEEFANLFALAQGGIARLTAYQRTALGLF
- the grpE gene encoding nucleotide exchange factor GrpE; the protein is MTETEHPETVVTETAAEAPAAPEAGPTVETLQAEVADLKDRLLRAFAETENLRRRTEREREDTAKYAVTKLARDLTGVADNLRRAIEAVPGDARAEGGALAGLLDGIGMTERELLAAFEKAGITRIAPALGEKADPNKHEVLFEAPGTGQPGGAIIQVIQTGYQIHDRLLRAAKVGVAKAESVAPVVDQTA